One part of the Candidatus Eisenbacteria bacterium genome encodes these proteins:
- a CDS encoding ABC transporter permease, protein MHLRTIVWRELFERKNQLATSFLAILVGIAAIVSIKNVTFYSEKAVAKELDALGANILILPKSASLQDYYSADLQDEEFPEEYVTRLSSSDIQGLDNLSPKLSVPAEIEGRRFTLTGILPKSEFQAKAAWQGAGIFSRPQGCGVVATPTGNVPPAQETLVRRRVIDTLGSTDALVGADVAAVLSLKEGQTIKLLGKPFNIIALLPQTGTIDDSRIFVHLHTLQELTGKGSVLNAIEIVGCCNQISKGLVQKINRLLPDAKVVTVTQVVDTQIKTNRMMSRLSLIFVAIIVLVGGASIANYMYANVFERRREIGTLMALGAGTSFILRMFLLKALLLGLAGGLGGYALGTVLAVTLGPRLAGIPVLPMWSLAIWGTGLSLAIALVASYFPARRAAHLDPSAVLQEI, encoded by the coding sequence GTGCACCTGAGGACAATCGTCTGGCGCGAACTATTCGAACGCAAGAATCAATTGGCCACAAGTTTTCTGGCTATCCTCGTGGGCATCGCCGCAATCGTGTCTATCAAGAACGTCACTTTCTACTCTGAGAAGGCCGTGGCTAAGGAGCTGGACGCCCTCGGCGCCAACATTCTCATTCTTCCCAAATCGGCCTCTCTTCAGGACTACTATAGTGCGGATCTACAGGACGAAGAGTTTCCGGAGGAATACGTTACCCGGCTGTCGTCGTCAGATATACAGGGCTTGGACAATCTCTCACCCAAGCTCTCCGTCCCGGCAGAAATAGAAGGAAGACGATTCACGCTGACGGGAATACTGCCCAAGAGTGAATTCCAGGCCAAGGCTGCCTGGCAGGGTGCGGGCATATTCTCTCGTCCTCAGGGTTGCGGCGTAGTCGCAACTCCGACAGGCAATGTCCCTCCGGCACAAGAAACACTGGTGCGAAGAAGGGTCATCGACACGCTTGGTAGCACGGACGCTCTCGTAGGAGCGGATGTTGCTGCCGTACTAAGCCTCAAGGAAGGTCAGACAATCAAGCTGCTGGGCAAGCCCTTCAACATCATTGCCCTCCTGCCGCAGACTGGAACAATAGATGACTCTCGCATCTTCGTCCACCTGCATACGCTTCAAGAGCTCACCGGCAAGGGATCCGTACTCAACGCGATCGAGATAGTCGGGTGTTGCAATCAGATCTCCAAGGGTTTGGTCCAGAAGATTAACAGACTGCTGCCCGACGCGAAGGTCGTCACCGTCACGCAGGTAGTGGACACACAGATCAAGACGAATCGCATGATGTCGAGGCTTTCTCTCATTTTCGTGGCGATCATCGTCCTGGTGGGTGGAGCCAGTATCGCCAATTACATGTACGCAAATGTGTTTGAGCGCAGGCGGGAGATTGGCACGCTTATGGCTTTGGGAGCAGGCACCTCTTTCATCTTGAGGATGTTCCTCCTGAAGGCGCTTCTTCTCGGACTCGCAGGTGGACTCGGTGGTTACGCGCTGGGTACGGTGCTGGCAGTGACTCTTGGCCCCAGGCTCGCCGGAATTCCGGTTCTTCCGATGTGGTCGCTCGCGATCTGGGGTACGGGCCTCTCCCTGGCCATCGCCCTGGTCGCAAGTTACTTCCCAGCCCGACGAGCAGCTCATCTGGACCCGAGTGCCGTTCTTCAGGAGATATGA
- a CDS encoding DUF262 domain-containing protein, whose translation MSATLFKEISYSLAKLTNDIEMGEIGLPDIERPFVWPNAKVCDLLDSMHKGFPVGYLLFWVNALPGSHRQIGTEQKQEVPHLLVIKNWFRCAIGMHCLRLGRKWSTRHSLMRAARQSPALSGTALTDCVSNRLTC comes from the coding sequence ATGAGTGCAACGCTGTTCAAGGAGATTAGTTACTCACTTGCCAAGCTGACAAATGATATCGAAATGGGTGAAATAGGGCTGCCGGACATCGAGCGACCGTTCGTCTGGCCGAACGCCAAAGTGTGTGATCTTCTTGACTCCATGCACAAGGGCTTCCCGGTGGGATACCTGCTCTTCTGGGTCAACGCGCTGCCCGGCAGCCATCGTCAGATCGGTACCGAGCAGAAGCAAGAAGTCCCGCACCTCTTAGTGATAAAAAACTGGTTCAGATGCGCTATTGGCATGCACTGCCTGCGGCTTGGGAGAAAATGGAGTACAAGGCATTCCTTGATGCGCGCCGCAAGGCAATCGCCAGCGTTATCCGGGACGGCGTTAACCGACTGCGTGAGCAATAGGCTAACATGTTGA
- a CDS encoding class I SAM-dependent DNA methyltransferase: protein MTQTAKTTQTGRIAPTTKTTLTTNTTRTTKATQTSRTIPRTRPGSARNRNNGATLGFEAKLWQAADKLRSNMDAAEYKHVVLGLIFLKYISDAFEEHRTKIERGAADPKSDWYVKDPKARYEVMEDRDEYVATNIFWVPKEARWPRLQANAKQSNIGKLIDDAMVASERDNKVLKGVLPKDYARPAVNKQRLGELIDLIGTIGLGDAENRSKDILGRVYEYFLGQFASAEGKKGGQFYTPRCVVGLLVEMLAPYKGRVYDPCCGSGGMFVQSERFIEEHGGKVGNIAIYGQESNHTTWKLAKMNLAIRGIDADLGPEPADSFHRDLHPDLKADYLLANPPFNDGDWGGERLREDKRWKFGAPPAGNANFAWVQHFIHHVSPTGMAGYVLANGSMSSNQSGEGDIRKNIVEGDLVDCMVALPGQLFYNTQIPACLWFIARQKKNSRFRDRRGQVLFVDARKLGAMIDRVHRELTDEDIARIAATYHAWRGDKDCKKKYKDAPGFCKSVTLDEIRQHGHVLTPGRYVGAEAVQDDGEPFDEKMKRLTEQLEKQFAEGAKLEKQIRRNLKELGNGR, encoded by the coding sequence ATGACCCAAACTGCAAAGACAACTCAAACTGGAAGAATAGCCCCAACTACGAAAACGACCCTAACGACCAATACGACCCGAACCACCAAGGCGACCCAAACCAGTAGGACCATTCCAAGAACAAGACCGGGCAGCGCAAGAAACCGCAACAACGGCGCGACGCTCGGCTTTGAGGCCAAGCTTTGGCAAGCGGCGGACAAGCTCCGCAGCAACATGGACGCGGCAGAGTACAAACATGTAGTGCTCGGCCTCATTTTCCTCAAGTACATCTCTGACGCCTTCGAAGAACACCGCACAAAGATTGAGCGAGGAGCCGCTGATCCAAAGAGTGACTGGTATGTTAAAGATCCCAAAGCCCGATACGAGGTAATGGAAGACCGCGACGAATATGTCGCGACCAACATCTTTTGGGTGCCCAAAGAGGCTCGCTGGCCTCGCCTTCAGGCGAACGCAAAGCAATCGAACATCGGCAAGCTCATTGACGATGCAATGGTCGCTAGCGAGCGCGACAACAAGGTCCTCAAAGGTGTCTTGCCGAAGGACTACGCCCGACCCGCTGTTAACAAGCAGAGGCTGGGAGAACTCATTGACCTAATTGGCACGATCGGTCTTGGTGACGCAGAGAACCGTTCCAAAGACATCCTCGGCCGTGTCTATGAATACTTCCTCGGGCAGTTCGCCAGTGCCGAGGGTAAGAAGGGCGGCCAGTTCTACACGCCGCGTTGCGTCGTGGGTTTACTAGTTGAGATGCTTGCACCTTACAAAGGGCGAGTTTATGACCCATGCTGTGGCTCCGGGGGCATGTTCGTACAAAGTGAAAGGTTCATCGAAGAACACGGTGGCAAAGTGGGCAACATCGCCATTTATGGCCAGGAGTCCAATCACACCACATGGAAGCTCGCGAAGATGAACCTGGCAATTCGGGGCATTGACGCCGACCTCGGCCCAGAGCCTGCGGACAGTTTCCACCGTGACCTGCATCCCGACCTCAAGGCCGACTATCTCCTGGCCAATCCCCCCTTCAATGATGGCGACTGGGGCGGCGAACGACTCCGTGAGGACAAACGCTGGAAGTTCGGCGCACCGCCTGCCGGTAACGCCAACTTTGCCTGGGTACAACACTTTATCCACCACGTGAGCCCGACCGGTATGGCGGGGTATGTTCTCGCCAATGGCAGCATGTCCAGCAACCAATCCGGCGAGGGCGACATCCGCAAGAATATCGTTGAGGGAGACCTTGTGGATTGCATGGTTGCTTTGCCGGGGCAGCTTTTCTACAACACGCAGATTCCTGCTTGCCTTTGGTTCATCGCTCGCCAAAAGAAGAACAGCCGCTTCCGTGACCGGCGCGGCCAAGTTCTCTTCGTGGATGCCCGAAAGCTCGGCGCGATGATCGACCGCGTGCATCGGGAGTTGACTGATGAGGACATCGCGAGGATCGCTGCCACCTACCATGCCTGGCGCGGTGACAAAGACTGTAAGAAGAAGTACAAAGACGCGCCAGGCTTCTGCAAATCCGTGACGCTGGACGAAATACGTCAGCACGGCCACGTACTCACGCCCGGACGCTACGTTGGTGCCGAGGCAGTCCAAGACGACGGTGAGCCATTTGACGAGAAGATGAAGAGACTGACGGAGCAGCTTGAGAAACAGTTCGCTGAGGGTGCGAAGCTCGAGAAACAGATTAGACGAAACCTGAAGGAGCTGGGGAATGGAAGGTAG
- a CDS encoding restriction endonuclease subunit S has protein sequence MKGEVWPRTRLGDICKKVGSGATPRGGAEVYLSSGIALIRSQNVYNEGFRQNGLAYISDEDAEVLANVAVQRDDVLLNITGDSVARCCLAPRGILLARVNQHVAIIRPRPDRLDARYLRYFLVSPAMQNHMLALAAAGATRNALTKGMVEDFEVPLPSIPEQRAIAHILGTLDDKIELNRRMNETLEAMTQAIFKSWFVNFDPVHAKAEGRNPGLPKHLADLFPDSFQDSELGRIPKGWSVGNLGDIVKVTSGKRPEGRSEVRDDTYQIPLFGGGGPMAYVKTPLYERPIILTGRVGTLGVVFRVTSPCWPSDNTLVVLPRQAEWYEFVFHKTRCLDFGSLNRGSTQPLVTQKDLQAQWVIIPSSNIVEQFHGLAKSICDKVDLNGKQFGTVVAIRDALLPKLLSGELRLGNPSTFLKDVP, from the coding sequence GTGAAGGGTGAGGTTTGGCCTAGGACAAGGCTTGGTGACATTTGTAAGAAGGTCGGGAGTGGTGCGACTCCACGTGGTGGCGCCGAAGTCTATCTCTCAAGCGGGATAGCGTTGATTCGTAGCCAGAACGTTTACAACGAGGGTTTTCGTCAGAACGGTCTAGCCTACATTAGCGATGAGGATGCCGAGGTCTTGGCGAATGTGGCAGTTCAGCGAGATGATGTCTTACTCAATATCACCGGCGATTCAGTCGCCAGATGTTGCTTGGCCCCACGAGGAATTCTTCTGGCTAGGGTAAATCAGCATGTAGCCATCATTCGGCCTCGTCCTGACAGGTTGGATGCTAGATATTTGCGGTATTTCCTGGTCAGTCCCGCGATGCAGAATCATATGCTCGCACTGGCCGCGGCCGGCGCGACAAGGAACGCTTTGACAAAGGGTATGGTCGAAGATTTCGAAGTCCCGTTACCTTCGATTCCTGAGCAGCGCGCCATCGCGCACATTCTTGGTACACTGGACGACAAAATCGAGCTGAACCGGCGGATGAACGAGACGCTGGAGGCAATGACACAAGCGATCTTCAAGTCCTGGTTCGTGAACTTCGACCCCGTTCACGCCAAGGCGGAAGGACGAAACCCCGGCCTACCCAAGCATCTCGCCGACTTGTTCCCAGACTCATTTCAAGACTCCGAACTGGGGAGGATTCCGAAGGGATGGTCAGTGGGAAATCTCGGCGATATCGTCAAGGTCACCAGCGGCAAGAGACCAGAGGGCCGTAGCGAAGTAAGAGACGACACTTATCAAATACCGTTGTTTGGTGGTGGTGGACCAATGGCCTATGTTAAGACGCCTCTCTATGAACGTCCGATCATTTTGACAGGTAGGGTAGGAACTTTGGGGGTGGTGTTTCGTGTAACTTCTCCATGCTGGCCTTCAGACAACACACTAGTCGTTCTGCCACGCCAAGCGGAATGGTATGAGTTCGTATTCCACAAGACGCGCTGTCTTGATTTCGGCTCCTTGAACAGAGGGTCTACCCAGCCACTTGTGACTCAAAAAGACCTGCAGGCACAGTGGGTCATAATTCCTTCCTCAAATATCGTTGAACAATTCCACGGCTTGGCGAAATCCATCTGTGACAAGGTTGACCTCAATGGTAAACAATTCGGCACTGTCGTGGCTATCCGGGACGCATTGCTTCCTAAACTATTGTCTGGAGAGCTTCGGTTAGGGAATCCCTCGACATTCTTGAAGGATGTGCCATGA
- a CDS encoding dual specificity protein phosphatase family protein, producing the protein MTEIYPNLFVGNESDYEYSIRHQSDWYVVHACKEPYHRRELGYTGRGAPRNHPEYLIARRENRLILNLVDAPNPAYIPKEIIDAALEFIDERLCSGQRVLVHCNLGESRAPAIGLLYMAAFANAFPSSSFSEAESAFRRIYPAYSPSLGIRGFLEQNWDAYRTRRENAT; encoded by the coding sequence ATGACTGAGATCTACCCTAACCTGTTCGTCGGAAACGAGAGCGATTATGAATACTCGATAAGGCATCAATCTGACTGGTACGTTGTTCACGCATGCAAGGAGCCCTACCATCGTAGGGAGTTGGGCTACACAGGAAGGGGTGCTCCCAGAAATCACCCAGAATACTTGATTGCCAGAAGAGAGAATCGGCTTATCCTTAACCTTGTCGATGCTCCGAACCCAGCTTACATTCCGAAGGAGATAATAGACGCAGCGCTCGAGTTCATCGACGAACGCCTATGTTCCGGCCAGCGTGTGTTGGTTCACTGCAATCTTGGCGAGTCTCGCGCACCTGCCATTGGATTGCTCTACATGGCTGCGTTTGCGAATGCATTCCCGTCCAGTTCGTTCAGCGAGGCGGAATCTGCATTCCGCCGGATTTACCCGGCATACAGTCCAAGCCTCGGCATTCGTGGATTTCTGGAACAGAATTGGGACGCATATCGCACTAGACGCGAGAATGCAACCTGA
- a CDS encoding ABC transporter ATP-binding protein, producing MLRMEAVTKTYDGRSRTVMGLRSVTLDVPKGDFLCVVGPSGCGKSTLLLILGGMLSPTEGQVLLDGQSLYALSSDKRASLRGKRIGFLFQTFNLVPYLSALENVQIPLVLAGLSDGSQKERALALLQQVGLGDRLDHKPSELSVGQQQRVALARMLANNPEIVLADEPTGNLDPETGEQIVELLEEINREGRTVVMVTHDPRFAVRAKRTLRLRTGSVVSEEHK from the coding sequence ATGCTTAGAATGGAAGCCGTTACCAAAACCTATGATGGTCGCAGTCGGACCGTAATGGGCCTGCGCAGTGTGACGCTCGATGTCCCGAAGGGCGATTTCTTGTGCGTGGTCGGTCCCAGCGGGTGCGGGAAAAGTACCCTTCTTCTCATCCTCGGCGGGATGCTGTCGCCAACCGAGGGACAGGTTCTGCTAGACGGACAATCTCTTTACGCTCTCTCCTCGGATAAACGTGCAAGCCTTAGAGGGAAAAGGATAGGATTTCTCTTTCAGACGTTCAATCTAGTGCCCTACCTTTCCGCGTTGGAGAACGTTCAGATTCCACTCGTGCTGGCGGGATTGAGCGATGGTTCTCAGAAAGAAAGGGCTCTGGCCTTGCTCCAGCAAGTGGGGCTCGGCGACAGGCTCGACCACAAGCCTTCCGAACTGAGTGTAGGTCAACAGCAGCGTGTGGCGCTGGCTCGTATGCTTGCGAACAATCCTGAGATCGTCCTGGCCGATGAGCCCACCGGCAATCTGGATCCGGAGACGGGCGAGCAGATCGTTGAGTTGTTGGAGGAGATCAATCGCGAAGGTAGAACCGTGGTGATGGTGACACACGACCCGCGATTCGCAGTCAGGGCTAAGAGAACTCTGAGGTTGCGCACGGGCAGCGTCGTTTCCGAAGAACACAAGTAG
- a CDS encoding putative DNA binding domain-containing protein: protein MNLESEGASAPLVDQLEEWLRAVEGEHCEFKEAKSSYSFEKLTEYCCALANEGGGRMILGVTNRRPRRIVGTKVFQHPEDTCRTLMEHLHLRIHFREIAHRDGRVLVFEVPSRPAGTGVKYKGVYWSREGDSLVPMSEDKLRNIFAEAGHDFSADICKGAAIEDLDTQAVEDFRRRWIEKSKNDSLASLSQDQLLRDAEVLVDDRVTYAALILFGTRRTLGKYLEQGEVVFEYRSSDASGPAQQRKEYRHGFFGFYDDLWSIINLRNDLQQYQDGLFVFDVPTFAERPVREAILNAVSHRDYQLGGSVFVRQYPRRLVVESPGGFPVGITVDNILDRQSPRNRRIADVFAKCGLVERSGQGMNLMFEQSIQQGKPRPAFAGTDAYGVVLTLHGQVQDPNFVRFLQKVGRETTASFGTHDFLVLDLVHREETVPPGLQHSLRNLKERGVVESIGRGRGTRYVLCRRFYVMAGRKGVYTRKRGLDRNTNRALLLKHIEENIRDGCSLNELTQVLPGVSGSYIQGLLRELRAEGRTKLEGSRRWARWYPGGEPKVERKA, encoded by the coding sequence ATGAATTTGGAGAGCGAAGGCGCAAGCGCTCCCCTCGTGGACCAGCTTGAAGAATGGCTCAGAGCGGTGGAGGGAGAGCATTGCGAGTTCAAAGAGGCAAAGAGTTCCTATTCCTTCGAGAAGTTGACAGAGTACTGCTGTGCCCTTGCCAACGAGGGTGGGGGTAGAATGATCCTAGGCGTAACTAATAGACGCCCCAGAAGAATCGTCGGTACGAAGGTGTTCCAGCATCCGGAAGACACGTGTAGGACCCTCATGGAACACCTTCATCTGCGGATTCACTTCCGGGAGATCGCTCATCGGGATGGCCGTGTTTTAGTCTTCGAAGTCCCCTCTCGGCCAGCGGGCACCGGCGTGAAGTACAAGGGCGTTTACTGGTCGCGCGAAGGTGACAGTCTCGTTCCGATGTCCGAGGACAAGCTCCGAAACATCTTCGCCGAGGCGGGACACGATTTCTCAGCAGACATATGCAAAGGCGCCGCTATAGAAGACCTCGACACACAAGCCGTTGAAGATTTCCGGCGCCGATGGATCGAGAAGTCCAAGAACGATAGCCTCGCGTCGCTTTCCCAAGATCAGTTGCTCCGTGACGCAGAGGTCCTCGTGGATGACCGCGTCACCTATGCCGCGTTAATCCTCTTTGGAACAAGACGCACGCTGGGAAAATACCTGGAGCAAGGGGAGGTAGTGTTCGAGTATCGGTCCTCCGATGCGTCAGGTCCAGCCCAGCAGAGAAAAGAGTACCGGCATGGGTTCTTCGGCTTCTACGATGATTTGTGGAGCATCATCAACCTCCGCAACGATCTCCAGCAATACCAGGATGGGCTTTTTGTGTTCGACGTTCCCACGTTCGCTGAACGGCCAGTTCGCGAAGCCATTCTGAACGCGGTCAGCCATCGCGATTACCAGCTTGGAGGAAGCGTATTTGTTCGCCAATACCCTAGACGACTCGTGGTGGAAAGCCCGGGCGGATTCCCTGTTGGCATCACGGTTGACAACATTCTGGATCGTCAATCGCCCCGAAACCGCCGAATTGCCGACGTCTTCGCCAAGTGTGGTCTGGTCGAGCGCTCTGGACAGGGTATGAACCTGATGTTCGAACAGAGCATTCAGCAAGGAAAACCTAGGCCGGCTTTCGCCGGAACTGATGCTTATGGCGTCGTGCTTACTCTCCACGGCCAAGTGCAAGATCCCAACTTCGTGCGATTTCTCCAGAAGGTGGGGCGTGAGACGACTGCGTCGTTTGGCACCCACGATTTTCTCGTCTTGGACCTTGTGCACCGCGAAGAGACAGTGCCGCCCGGTCTGCAACACTCGTTACGGAATCTCAAGGAGCGTGGAGTCGTCGAGAGCATCGGCAGGGGCAGAGGCACTCGGTACGTACTCTGTAGACGTTTCTATGTCATGGCGGGTAGGAAGGGCGTTTACACGCGCAAACGCGGTTTGGACCGGAACACGAACAGAGCTTTGTTGCTGAAGCACATTGAGGAGAACATCCGCGATGGGTGCTCTCTTAATGAGCTAACACAGGTCTTGCCCGGCGTCTCCGGAAGCTACATACAAGGGCTGCTTCGTGAACTCCGTGCAGAGGGTCGGACCAAGTTGGAAGGAAGTCGGAGGTGGGCGCGTTGGTATCCCGGGGGCGAACCCAAAGTGGAGAGAAAAGCATAG
- a CDS encoding TIGR04141 family sporadically distributed protein has product MRRRVRHLTVLLIKEHLQTCDDALKAPDTLAKYNLRLDLPFEGAFYVSRPHRKTPPWVQFVREGITDEIAPLENVSSAAVLFVQACSRIFAFTFGYGRNLLKPDCFEMDFGLKVALNTIDPDRLRSLDVRTFEELTVDTRRQTSRDSPLETFALDISRDLLRAVTGEPREHTFAKRITGKDAIALNVQIEFSSLGRKCEEMWNAYGGEKYKERFGWIDHLRTVRDRSLVEILDRELLTALNDQNTERCHLAPPEPLDWERVESFCYSTEQGEEASHSDLDIGDYLGTLENPDALSLQDVKRDCVHVRWVEQEQTISRWSVYECIVFETEYQGALYVLTANQWFQVAGHFAEEVNDVVSRLAPSDSELPNAEAGEREADYNRRVAEQREEIILMDQKLVRCSGVQGRIEVCDLLTCDREFIHVKRKTRSATLSHLFAQGTVSAEAFLRDAAFRQDAKEHVASTRPNLAHLIPDDRPRPTDYTITYAIITKPSSNWPLSLPFFSRLHLMQAAQRLAMLGYKVSLLCVKET; this is encoded by the coding sequence ATGAGAAGAAGGGTTAGACATTTAACCGTTCTCTTGATTAAGGAACATCTACAGACGTGTGATGATGCGCTGAAGGCTCCGGATACTCTGGCTAAGTACAATCTGAGATTGGACCTTCCGTTCGAGGGCGCGTTTTATGTGAGCCGTCCTCATCGAAAGACCCCTCCCTGGGTTCAGTTTGTCCGCGAAGGGATTACAGACGAGATTGCGCCGCTCGAGAATGTGAGTTCTGCAGCAGTACTTTTTGTACAAGCGTGTTCGAGGATCTTCGCCTTCACATTTGGGTATGGCCGAAACCTCCTCAAGCCGGACTGTTTTGAAATGGATTTTGGACTGAAGGTGGCCCTTAACACCATAGATCCCGACCGTCTGAGGAGCTTGGATGTTCGGACGTTTGAGGAGCTCACTGTCGATACGCGGCGTCAGACAAGCAGAGACTCTCCGCTTGAAACGTTCGCTCTAGACATTAGTCGAGACCTGTTGCGTGCCGTAACGGGTGAGCCTAGGGAACACACTTTTGCCAAGCGCATTACTGGAAAGGATGCTATCGCACTGAATGTGCAGATTGAATTCTCAAGCCTTGGCCGAAAGTGCGAGGAGATGTGGAATGCCTACGGAGGAGAAAAGTACAAAGAGCGATTCGGTTGGATCGACCATCTGAGGACGGTTCGTGACCGGAGCCTTGTCGAAATTCTAGATCGCGAACTCCTAACGGCTCTCAACGACCAAAACACAGAGAGGTGCCACTTGGCCCCTCCCGAACCATTAGACTGGGAAAGGGTCGAGAGCTTCTGCTACTCAACGGAGCAGGGAGAGGAGGCATCTCACTCGGATTTGGACATCGGTGATTACCTCGGGACGCTCGAAAATCCGGATGCGCTTTCGCTCCAGGACGTTAAGAGGGACTGCGTTCACGTGCGATGGGTTGAACAAGAACAAACCATTAGCCGGTGGTCTGTGTACGAGTGCATTGTCTTCGAGACTGAATATCAGGGAGCCCTATATGTTCTAACAGCAAACCAGTGGTTCCAAGTGGCAGGGCATTTTGCAGAGGAAGTGAATGATGTTGTGTCACGGCTGGCGCCATCAGATTCGGAACTGCCCAATGCAGAGGCTGGCGAGAGAGAAGCTGACTACAACAGACGCGTCGCGGAACAACGCGAAGAAATCATACTAATGGACCAAAAGCTGGTTCGATGCAGTGGCGTTCAAGGCCGTATAGAGGTATGCGATCTTCTCACTTGTGACAGGGAATTCATCCACGTCAAGAGGAAAACCCGTTCTGCCACACTTAGCCACCTCTTCGCACAAGGAACAGTCTCGGCTGAGGCGTTTCTCCGAGATGCTGCGTTCCGACAGGACGCGAAAGAGCATGTAGCTAGCACGAGGCCGAATCTGGCCCACTTGATTCCTGACGATCGGCCAAGGCCGACAGACTACACAATTACTTATGCTATCATCACAAAACCGAGCTCAAATTGGCCTTTGTCCCTACCATTTTTCAGCCGACTCCACTTGATGCAGGCCGCGCAGCGGCTCGCGATGTTGGGGTACAAGGTGTCGTTGTTGTGCGTGAAGGAGACCTAG